The genome window CACCAAGTGTATGGACTAATTCAAGAGGCATAatataataagtttaatttgaaGATGATGGCTAGACTAGATCCAAGTAAAGTCAGCCCCATGAAGATGGGTTGGGGGTTGAGTATATTAGTCCATTCTTATACCATGAACCACGAttcaccttgcattgtggatccTGAACTgtacaaaaaattatatgtttgcaGTTAAagaattatgtgtttgtaaataaattgaaatcacataatatgttaattacagacacataatatgtcgTTTGTATATTATGAacttgcaattaatatattattatgtgcatatagttaacatattatgtgccttcaattagACGCATAATAAATTTGTTAACTGtaagcacataatatgttaaatgcaaGCACATAATATGAATGCCAttttagaccatggtccataatgtaAGGTTAACCGTGGTTTTTGCCGCTTAGTGTATGAAAATTAGCAAGGCCCCCAGGGCATACAATATCTTATTATTCTTCTAGAATCAATTGAGTTTGTAGCATTCTAAGTATTTTTTGCTATTTAATCATCTCATtccgccaaagaccttgtggtctaatggcacccagtgtcccagtttacactcccacatggatgataggagtgtgttcgagcctcagtggaggcaactattGATTCTTTATCCAGATACCAGAGTCAGTAGCACTGATCCATTATTAGCAactattgattctttgtgcatTGGATACTACTTTGTAAGATCCATTATTAAATAGGAATCTCTTattgaaattacattttttttacaagaaaaaTCCGTAGCCACTATATGAGAATGTGCATTGATTAAATCCCACCTTATGACCCTAGCCAGCTAAGgatcacaaagaggtaaactagtctaggttgctcatagttgatcggttcaaatcaagaagagcAATAGGCCACTCCTGTTAGGAGTCGAACTTATAACCGCATGGTTACTAAGTCAACAACTTAACCAACTTGGCTAGAGTTGCACCcttgaaattgtatttttgaaatTAGAACTGGGAAAtcttgtgtatgtgtgtgtgtttttttacctttttgttttaaacaaaaaaaaaaacaatttttttaaatctaaaatcAATATGTACAAAGTTAAGAGTATGTAGGCCTCAAGTCTATAAGAGGTAGCCTATGCAAAATCAACAAGTGTCTAAGTAAAAAAGGCAATGGGGTGCCAATACTTAGACAAAACAGTATGAGCTACTAGGCCTAATATAAACCCCAGATCAAGCGCTACTTGACGTGGTAGGGGTGGCTGGCAGACAGCGCGACGGGGGAATGGTGGGGGGGCTGGCAGTGGAGGCGTTCACGTCCATTCGGACCACCCTCTTAATCATAATTGGTTGGGTAATGGGGGGAATAGTGGAGTTTTCCAGTTTGGTAATTCTAATCTCCTCCATCTGCCAAGGGGCagaatttagggtgtgtttggaaactcagaaaatgatttccggaaatcattttccgagtttcCTTTGTTTGGGAACGCATGGAAAATACGGTCAACGaaaaacaatttccgttgaccaatGAAAATCAAGCCAAATttccggaaaacaacttccggaatttttttccaaaagtcattttccagaaccATGGCGTAGCTGCGAAAATGGACCAGGAGGTTGGGGAACATCTGGTTTCCGCCGAAAACCGACTGAAACCAGTACAGGTTTCAGGCGGAAACCTGTATAGTTTTCGCCGGAAACCAtagcggaaaccagagcagttGCTCTGGTTTCTGCATAGACCAGTACATGTGTACTGGTCTGGTCTATGGCGGAAACCNCCGCCATgatttccggcggaaaccatacAGGTTTCCGCCGGAAATCTGTAgatttaggtttttttttaaaaaatttaaatgttattttaaataaataatattattttaatattattataatttttatatttaaataaaataattaaaatgtttaattatataattctaccAATTTTCCTAcctattttccagaaaatgaaccaaacacacaaagaaagttttccataatacatccaaacactggaaatgaattCATACATGGAAAATAGGTAGGAAAATTggtagaattatataattaaacattttaattattttatttaaatataaaaattataattttccaaaaatcattttcctgctttccaaacacaccctttgGATCCTCATCTCGTTCCACGCCGGGGGAAGGCGGTGAGCAAACTTCCCTCTCCGCGGGCTCTTTCCCATGAAGATTCTTTCTTGGAACTGTAGGGGCATCGCCAACTGTTGGGTGAGGAAGCATGTTAAAGAGCTTCTTAACTCGTCTAAAGCCAATGCCCTCTGTCTCTTGGAGATCCGTACCCCCAAGGCCGATAAAATGATTGATGTTGCCTCCAGGCTAGGCTACAACAATAATTTTATCGTGAAGCCTTTAGATTTTGCTGGTGGCTTCCTTTTATTTTGGAAGAATGACCAAATTGATTTAGATATTATCTGTCACAACTCTCAAGCTATTCACACCAGAGTGAAAAATGGGAATAGCGACAGATTCATTACTTTTGCTTATGTTAGACCTAACATGCTTGCCAAGTGCAGGTTGTGGGAAAATTGTAGGACTTTTTCTAGCTCTATTCAGGGTTCGTGGATTGTTCTGGACGACTTTAATGATATTGCTTCTAGTGAAGAGCAATGGGGGAGTTCCTCTGTCAACAGTAACCTTCTTCAAAGATTTGTTGACGCCTATAATGGTTGCGGTTTGATGGATCCGGGCACCTCAGGTTCCAAGTTTACGTTGTGTCGTTTTGCCGGGAATAGGGTGTTCCAAATGCGCAGGCTTGACCAAATGCTCTGGAACGTTGCAGCTCAACTCGAGTTTCCTGAAGGAAAGGTGGTAGTTCTGCCCCGCCATTTTTCTGACCATAACCCCATCTTTTTTATAGAAGAAGCTGGGAGGCTGCCTCACATAAATTTTCTTCCATTCCGCTTTGAAGCAGCCTGGTTGTCTAGGAATGATTACAGGACCATCTGGGAGGACGCCATAGGGGGAGGTGATCGCCCCAATGAAGATGTGATTAGGATTGTGACGCAGAAGAGTAGAAACTGGAACTGTAATTCGTTTGGCAACATTTTCCACCAGAAAAGACGCCTTGAAGCTCAAATCCAGGAGATTCAAAATGCTCTTAATTTCAATTCGTCTGACCAAATTCAAAGGCTTGAACGTCAGCTACTAGATGATCTCAATGTCAAGATGGATCAGGAAGAATCCTTCTGGTTTCAAAACTTGAGGGTGGATTGGATTAGAGATGGGGATAGAAAAACCCGGTTCTATCATAACTTTGCTTTGATTAGAAGAAACAAAAATCGCatcaaatttcttaaaatccAAGACGGCTGGACGGATAATCCGATTCTTTTATCAGCccatattattgatttttttgctTCGTTATTTTGTAGGTCGGTGGAGGAAGGTGAAGCTAACCTGATTCCTATTGTGGACAACTACAAAATTCCCTAGCATCAAGCAGACAGATTGCTCTTTAGGGCGTCCCTCTAGGAAGTCAAGAAGGATGTTTTCGACATGAAGAAATTTGGTAGTCTTGGTCCGGATGGGATATAGGCAGGATTCTACCAACATTTTTGGGACATTATCGGGACATCTCTAACGAATATGGTCATTCAGGCTTTGATTACTGGCTTAGTTAATAAATCCATGACCTAGGCATTTATAACGCTCATCCCGAAGAAGGAAGTACTTGAGACAGCTGCTAATTTCAAACCTATCACCCTTCTCAATGTAGCGTTTAAAGTAATCTCGAAGGTCCTTGTGAACAGGCTTAGACCGATTAAAGTAATCTCAAACGTTCTCTTTCAGAATTGCACAAAATTTGAGGAAACAAAACAAAGGAACTTACGGATgaaaacaaaaagtacatttgcAGCACATTGGAGTTAGCGGTAGATTTCGACACCTGTCACAATGGGGGCAACagatttattcaaaatttttgaaagatTACCGGCCTAGCTACCCTCACCTCTATCCTATAAATAGAGGACTCGAAATATTAGAAAAGTTGTCGTTTAGCCATTTTGCTTATTGTTAGCCGTAATACTGACTGAATTGTTATACAATTTAAACTCAAGAGAGAGATACTTAGAAGCTTTTGAAGTTTATAACCAGAGCAACTTTGAGCTTTATTATATTGTGAATCATCCAAATTCATAGTACATCCATGTTTGTCAAGATAAACACAATCACATCTTTTGGAGTTGTGGTTGGAGATTTGCTGCTCAAGGCGACTCTGTCTATGGATGACTATACCCTTGGATCTAAGTGAAGATTAGATATTTAAGATTAGAGTGCATATCCGAGTATGTGCGATCGGTTTACTTGTATTTGCATCAAGATACTAGTGAAAACCTCCTTGGACATTAAAGAGAAAAGTGGATTAGGCTATtgctgaaccactataaaaatttcTCTTAATctctttatttttatgctttaataTTCTAGTTGATCAAATTAGTCACACACACGATAATTCTctttttatgtgatttaaaCCTTAAAACATGCTACAAAATTTTCTAAGTCTTCCACTACCTGTCACTTGTGTTAAGCTAGTGACAACCTCTGTTTTAAAATTCACATATaagttaaaattttgtaaaagaCTATTCAACCCttcccccacccccacccccactccCACCTTTCTAGACTTTTAACCTCTCCATGACCAAAACATCACAACCATAGGCTAGCCATGAACACAACCACGCCTCCAGCACTGCCCACCAAACAACTCCAAAAATGTCCTAAGTCTGCCAAGAATTTAGCAGCATAATGACAGTTCTCGGGATAATCCAAAACTTGTTCGAATTTGAAAATGAAACATTAATGAGCCCATTATATCTTGATCTTAGGAAAACGATCATATAAGAATTGAACTTGTTCTTTGGAGAAAATTACAAATCAAAATGAACTTATAAGAATTTGTTCTTTGAAGAAAACTACGAATAGTCGTCTTTCTAGTCATATCTAACGATTTTAGAGCAAGGAGGTAAAAGAAGTTGTTGTGGCATTTTGGTAGTTTTCTCCAACTCTGAAAGCACACTTTCTAGTGGCacatacacaaataaataaagataaattgagttgccaaagaccttattgtctagtggcacccggtttacactctcacatggaagTGAGTGgattcgagcttcagtggaggtgACTTTGACCTGAccctttgtgtttcagtaggtgaGTAAGAGCTTTAGGTATGGAGCAGCCTTTTatgctaaaagtacattattattgtggtccacacagctgtatggagtccatgcaataatgattgatcaaCCAAGTGAAGGCCAAGGGCACGAAATCGGTAAATTTGATGGGATGAGTTgccttatttttttatttttggtacatttttttaatactgaAAATAGGataatttgatttgaattagaTATACTTTTACGATTAACTTAACTTAAAAAAATACCCTAAACCCCCCTTTAATTAACTTCTAGTATCAATTCCATTGGCCAAGCACCTgatgctcagatggcatgtagtgactctccagtataagaggtcatgagattgagcctcagtggaggcgttgactctttgtgcgtAATAGAGCTGGTATCAATTCCATAACTCTCTATGGGAGTTTTACGTCTATTGATGTTCTTGGTTGGAGCCAATTAGGTAGCGGTTACGGACttttttgtaaatcaaagtTAACGTATTATGTAATTTTAGTTAACAGgttatgtatatgtaaataaacggaaggtacataatatattaattataacgtAACATTGTACCTAGATAGTGTCTATAATGCGTACGGTAGAACCTAACCTATGACGTAAGGATTGCGCAATACATCACCCCAGGCATAACACAAGTATCGAATATTTTCTGAATCCTTGTggaatattacaaaataattttttcacaCATATTTTCTGAATCCTTGTggaatattacaaaataaatttttcaacAAAGATGtgaatcagaaaaaaaaaaatttgatggaCGAAACTACAGGATTGTTTCATTTGAAAATGGATTATTTATTATCGTTAGACAACTTACATTTTAATGCATTTAAATTCTTAGTTttattccttcaaaaaaaaaaattcttagtTTTATATTACGAATCATATttggttaaattaaattttaattcacTCTTTCAATACAACAATAATAGCATTCTATGAATAATCTCAGTCGAATTTTTCACACAAGATCTTCGTAATGTAATTTACTTTTCTTATGTGATTTGCGAGTTATTATATAGATAGATTTTTAGtgtaattatttcaaattttaataattttactaaTCAAAATAAGTTATAGGATATTATTGAATAGTTACTGAAagtgatattataattttttttagccaTAGGGGCAATAATCCGTGGACATTTTGTTTAAACATTGGCACAACTTGTTTgtaatttatacttttatgcACATTCACTAACAATGTGACAACATTCATCCACAACGTGTCAAATATTCATCGTAGAGATATTATGTATTCTAGAACTTTCTCTCTAGACTCTAGTGGATCACACTAATTTCCTCCATAGTCAAACAATACAATAATGTctattgaaatatataattcataaacaataatatattttgtgtgtaAACTATAAATATTAACACAGTAGACAAAATTGTCGCTAAATTCTGTcgtaaaaattgaaattgaaatagtaAATTGTagtaaaagtttttttttttttttagttaatcaATGACCATTAAAAAggtataattaaaaattctaaatatcaaaaataattatatacaacTATTTTCAGTGACTAATGACACGAATTATACCATTAAATCAGTCAAAATAACAAAGTGATCACAAATGTTGTATAACTTACATACATTTcattttaaacttttgtttttgttgggaTAATGGGATTTGGACCCATGACCTTTTAAGGTCATGGGTTGTCTCCCTCTTGCCCCATGGTTAGAAGTTATCCATAACATTTTCGATTAAAAGATctattcataaaattaaattataatatagcTTCAAAATTGtcttttatacattttaaagaCATTTTCATATATTAAGAATTAAATTGAGCATATATACAACAGTGTGAAATTATGGAAAAGTATgcaattttctttactttaaataattaaaatacaaaatatgtaaataaaacAACGTCAATGACAGTGTATTAGGTCAACTTGGCGAAACTATTACTCGTTTTATTTGTAATGAATAAAGTGATCGAATTGCTTTGGGGCTTTGTTTGTATGTTTGGCGTTACCTAGAGTTACATGGTTAAGTTGTGGGTAATATTTCACGGATTGTGTCTTTGTTAGGAGAAAGAATATAGAAGAGTGCTTTTAGATAAAAGATTCTCCATTGTCCATTTACAAAATACGAGATATGAGTGGTTGTAGAAATGTGAGCTAACCACTAACGTACTGGTGATATTCATCATAACTTGTTAATATAATAGTGAATGGTTTAAGGTTTTGTTCGATTAATCATATTTATATGGAAGCGAATAAATATGTAGATTGGATGGTAGTTAACCATTATTCTCTTTCTTGGTTTGTCCTAGTCTTCGATCATGTGTCTGATGTTCTCCCTGAATGGTCTAGAGTTACATATTTTTGCTAATCTTGTTAGTTCAAAATGACTtagatatttataatattttgttacttttttttccttatacAAATTTTcctaggaatatatatatagctgtgaagactatattatcaaataatgtacatttaatatacaaataatatatttgtagtatattaaaaatgtatattgtattcagaaaagaatacattatttgagtactggaagtatattattttgtataatatacatttagtacacaaataatgtacttttaatatattaaaaatatattttttattatagtcTACACAACACTTGTGTAAAATATGatttacacaataattttcGGAATAAGAGATATACCCACTGCCCACCTATTCTATGTATGATGGGACATTGTAAAGATTATGGTTTCAAATCTTACTTGATGATGATCGACATAACAAATAAGAGAGGCGGAACATTACAGATTTATAATAACAGctttaaattcataattcataatccgattcaataattaaatactaattgtttaaatttaattataattataaaatttaaattcttgccttcaaaagaaaaattactcACACCCCTAGAGCCCCCACACATGTACCGACTTGACAAGATAGTGAGATAgtaaattatggtaattcaACAATTTATTAGGTGGAAAGACCATATCAGTGTTTGGTGCCCATAAGGAGCCTACCGCCTATGCTtgggtaaattatgctatgaacTCAGGTCCACccaggtctatgttcacaattttaaagctctatgtttataatttttgaattctatgttcaaaattttagaactttatattcacaattttaaatttcaatatacaaagttacattactcaatattcataatttttgaactctatattcacaattttgttatatatagtttcaaaattgtgttatactattgaatatagagttttgaaattgtgaacatagagttcaaaaattacgaatatagagttcaaaaattgtgaacatagagttctaaaattgtgaacatgaatctGGATcaaccttgcaaggtggactcgagtccatagcataataACCGTTGTCCTTACCTACAATTCACCACTTAGAAATCGATTGAGCTTTGTGTACGAgcttaaattttaaattcttttagaGCATTACATGTATGGTGTGAGTTAAACAAATTAGCATTTTTATACCATAATTAGAAAAGATATGAGGTTGAGTTGTGATTAATGACAATTAGTATAGGCCTTGTAGTCAAATGACATAGCTATGGCTTTCTCAAGTGAGAGGacactcgttgtgcttcagtaggtagATCACTTGCCCACAGGATTATGATAACCGAATACAAAGTCCACTACATTAAGTAAAATTCTCACATTATTTCGTTTTTCTTTTGATGCCTTTTCATCTTAAACGAAGCAATAATATAATTCATTGTATGTATGTAACTTTGCTTGTGTGATACAATGAATTGTTTGACATATGACAGTTgaattgttttcattattcagGTGTTCTACTGATTTTTGATATACTAATTAAAAACTGCATTagattttcttatttattttaaaaggaaattatattttatcttatacTAAGTATCTTTCTTCACTGTAGCCTGTAGGGACACTTGTTATAATATGACCTAGCATATTTCTTGTGCTTCTGCAGTAGACTACTGccatctatatatatttgtgatttgCGTCGGTTCTTGATTGTAATAATTTGATCGAGACCAATGCAACTATGCAAGCTCATGTGAAGTCTAACCCTAACCCTTCAACTTTATAATACCAACAAATCAAACCAGTTTGGTCCCATTTGTCAATCATTATTGATCCACACAGTTATGTGCATCGTTctaactatcaaataatgtacattcagtacacaaataatgtacttttactatattaaaaatatatattgtattttaaaaaaatatattatttgagtactgaaaatatattattatgtataatatacatttaatacacaaataatgtacttttggtatattaaaaatatacttgtcGTTATGACCCACGCAATAATAACACCATTTGTAGTGTGGGTCAATATGAGCTAAGCTAGCTAGCCCGAACTattaaataacattatattgaTTTGTTAACTAGCCTAGAGCCCTAGACGGTTAAATATGGATATTCAGTAGATATACTTGACATATCTTTTAAGTGATTACAGTTGAGTCAGTAATATTGTTatccctgttttttttttttttttgaaagaaattccCTGTTAAATAATAGCTACACACTAAggataaattatcaaaataaatagaataacGTAGCGATTCACTTTTAAAATGTCTTTGGGTTAATTGACACATTTAAAATAGAGAGGGACAAAAATTGAAGAGACCACGATTTATCCAGCATATTCTTCTGTCGCAATTAATTTTAAACACCGCGACATGACTTATTCCGGATGATGTCAAATCAAACAATGGATGTGCAGTGCCCCTTTTCATATATGTACAACAAAACTCATATCATGCAAAGGTAGTTGACATGAGAATGGTATTAAAGTTAGAACATGGTGGCAATacactcaaaaaatataatgaaagagGGCCATGGCATCCATGTGCTAGCCAAGCAATATATCTGGCTACAAATTGAACTGGCCTAGCTTTGGTATAGGGCCCGGCATGGCATTTGCCTACTACCAACTTTCTTGTTTTATTGCTTTTCATACTTGTTGGTGGTTAGGTCAAAAGCAAAGCACCAAAATGGGCcatatatgtattaatgtataatataaaatttatgtatgtgctctattaattaattaattaattaatctaaaaCACATTCACTATGCAATCATACACTTGAGTGTTCTGAAAAGAAAGGCATCAAATCGACTTCTAAAATTAAAGTTGCAAGATATATATGTGTAAGGGAGTGAATGCCACAAAATTTGGATGATAGCGATGTTTGATTTAGTTATAATCGATATTTCTTTCTTATTAATTCACAATTTTACATAATGTATGTCATGCATTTTAGTGAGGGTGGGATAATGTCAT of Ipomoea triloba cultivar NCNSP0323 chromosome 3, ASM357664v1 contains these proteins:
- the LOC116013065 gene encoding uncharacterized protein LOC116013065, producing MIDVASRLGYNNNFIVKPLDFAGGFLLFWKNDQIDLDIICHNSQAIHTRVKNGNSDRFITFAYVRPNMLAKCRLWENCRTFSSSIQGSWIVLDDFNDIASSEEQWGSSSVNSNLLQRFVDAYNGCGLMDPGTSGSKFTLCRFAGNRVFQMRRLDQMLWNVAAQLEFPEGKVVVLPRHFSDHNPIFFIEEAGRLPHINFLPFRFEAAWLSRNDYRTIWEDAIGGGDRPNEDVIRIVTQKSRNWNCNSFGNIFHQKRRLEAQIQEIQNALNFNSSDQIQRLERQLLDDLNVKMDQEESFWFQNLRVDWIRDGDRKTRFYHNFALIRRNKNRIKFLKIQDGWTDNPILLSAHIIDFFASLFCRSVEEGEANLIPIVDNYKIP